A DNA window from Bacteroides cellulosilyticus contains the following coding sequences:
- the ftsH gene encoding ATP-dependent zinc metalloprotease FtsH — protein MDNNNNNANKKPNKVNMPKFNLNWLYMIIAMMLLGLYITNENSTGIKSVSYDEFQQYVRDGYMSKIIGYDDNSVEAYIKPQYVKNVFQADSSKVGKNPMITTEAPSRESLGNFLQKEKDELHFDGSINYEKKRNYFGVVLWQILPIAFLIGFWIFMSRRLSGGGGAGGGGIFNVGKSRAQLFEKGTPVKVTFKDVAGLAEAKQEVEEIVEFLKEPQKYTDLGGKIPKGALLVGPPGTGKTLLAKAVAGEANVPFFSLAGSDFVEMFVGVGASRVRDLFRQAKEKAPCIVFIDEIDAVGRARAKAAAMGGNDERENTLNQLLTEMDGFGSNSGVIILAATNRVDVLDKALLRAGRFDRQIHVDLPDLNERKEVFGVHLRPIKIDNTVDVDLLARQTPGFSGADIANVCNEAALIAARHGKKFVGKQDFLDAVDRIVGGLEKKTKITTEAERRSIAIHEAGHASISWLLEYANPLIKVTIVPRGRALGAAWYLPEERQITTKEQMLDEMCATLGGRAAEDLFLGRISTGAMNDLERVTKQAFGMIAYLGMSEKLPNLCYYSNDEYSFNRPYSEKTAELIDEEVKNMVNEQYERAKKILSDHKDGHAKLSQLLIDREVIFAEDVEEIFGKRPWASRSEEISANKISEDLKKAEEAAAKEAVESEKEVKAEEENNVEGGTETGKTKVSAEGTKVSVERPAKE, from the coding sequence ATGGACAACAATAATAATAACGCTAACAAAAAGCCCAATAAGGTAAATATGCCCAAGTTCAACCTGAACTGGCTGTATATGATCATAGCTATGATGCTTCTGGGCTTGTACATCACCAATGAAAACAGTACCGGAATCAAAAGTGTCTCTTATGACGAATTCCAGCAATACGTACGTGACGGCTATATGAGCAAAATCATCGGTTATGATGATAACTCTGTAGAAGCATATATCAAGCCGCAATACGTTAAAAACGTATTTCAGGCAGACTCTAGTAAAGTGGGTAAAAATCCCATGATTACGACTGAAGCACCATCTCGTGAAAGCTTGGGAAACTTCCTGCAAAAGGAAAAAGATGAACTGCACTTTGACGGTTCTATCAACTACGAAAAGAAACGCAATTATTTCGGGGTCGTACTGTGGCAGATTCTGCCTATTGCCTTCCTTATAGGTTTCTGGATATTCATGTCACGCCGTCTGAGCGGTGGTGGCGGTGCAGGCGGTGGCGGCATTTTCAATGTCGGTAAATCGCGTGCCCAACTGTTTGAGAAGGGGACTCCCGTAAAAGTGACATTCAAAGATGTAGCCGGACTTGCCGAGGCCAAACAGGAAGTAGAGGAAATTGTGGAATTCCTGAAAGAACCGCAAAAATATACAGACCTGGGAGGTAAGATACCCAAGGGCGCATTGCTGGTAGGCCCTCCGGGAACCGGTAAGACCCTGCTTGCCAAAGCTGTGGCAGGCGAGGCCAACGTACCGTTCTTCTCACTGGCTGGTTCCGACTTTGTGGAAATGTTTGTCGGTGTAGGTGCATCACGTGTACGTGACTTGTTCCGCCAAGCCAAAGAAAAAGCCCCCTGTATCGTGTTCATTGATGAAATTGACGCCGTAGGTCGTGCCCGCGCCAAAGCTGCCGCAATGGGTGGAAATGATGAACGCGAAAACACATTGAACCAGTTATTGACAGAAATGGATGGTTTCGGTTCCAACAGCGGTGTAATTATCCTGGCTGCTACCAACCGTGTAGACGTTTTGGATAAAGCCTTATTGCGTGCCGGACGTTTTGACCGCCAGATTCATGTAGACCTTCCCGACCTCAATGAACGTAAGGAAGTATTCGGCGTACACTTACGCCCCATCAAAATAGATAATACGGTAGACGTAGACCTGTTGGCACGCCAGACCCCGGGCTTCTCCGGTGCCGATATCGCCAATGTCTGCAATGAGGCTGCACTGATCGCTGCCCGCCACGGCAAAAAGTTCGTAGGCAAACAAGATTTCCTCGATGCTGTAGACCGTATTGTTGGTGGCCTGGAAAAGAAAACGAAAATCACTACGGAAGCGGAACGTCGTTCCATCGCTATCCACGAGGCAGGACATGCCTCCATCTCCTGGTTGCTGGAATATGCCAATCCGCTGATTAAAGTAACGATTGTTCCACGCGGACGTGCGCTGGGCGCTGCCTGGTATTTGCCCGAGGAACGCCAGATTACCACCAAAGAACAAATGCTTGATGAGATGTGCGCCACATTGGGTGGACGTGCCGCTGAGGATTTGTTCCTGGGACGTATTTCGACCGGTGCCATGAATGACCTGGAACGTGTTACAAAACAGGCTTTCGGCATGATCGCCTACCTCGGAATGAGCGAAAAGCTGCCCAACCTCTGTTATTACAGCAACGATGAATATTCTTTCAATCGCCCGTACAGCGAAAAAACAGCTGAACTGATTGACGAAGAAGTGAAGAATATGGTGAACGAACAGTATGAACGTGCAAAGAAAATACTTTCCGATCATAAGGATGGGCACGCCAAACTGTCACAGTTGCTGATAGACAGAGAAGTTATCTTCGCAGAAGACGTAGAGGAAATCTTCGGAAAACGTCCTTGGGCTTCCCGTTCTGAAGAAATCAGTGCAAACAAGATTTCGGAAGACCTTAAGAAAGCCGAAGAAGCAGCTGCCAAAGAAGCCGTGGAGAGCGAAAAAGAAGTAAAAGCGGAAGAAGAAAACAATGTTGAAGGCGGAACAGAAACCGGCAAAACAAAGG
- the rsfS gene encoding ribosome silencing factor yields the protein MNESKKLIQQITEGIQDKKGKNIVIADLSKIGDTICNYLVICQGNSPSQVTAIVESVKEFTRKGANSKPFAIDGLRNAEWVAMDYSDILVHVFLPETRDFYNLENLWADAKLTQIPDID from the coding sequence ATGAACGAATCAAAGAAACTCATTCAACAAATAACCGAAGGTATACAAGATAAAAAAGGAAAAAATATTGTAATAGCAGATCTTTCTAAAATTGGCGATACTATCTGCAACTATCTCGTCATTTGTCAGGGAAACTCCCCAAGCCAGGTGACCGCCATTGTAGAGTCCGTAAAGGAATTCACCCGCAAAGGCGCTAACAGCAAACCTTTTGCAATAGACGGATTGCGCAATGCCGAATGGGTAGCAATGGATTACTCCGACATACTGGTCCATGTGTTTCTACCCGAAACGAGAGACTTCTACAATCTGGAAAATCTCTGGGCCGACGCCAAATTAACCCAAATACCTGACATTGATTAA
- a CDS encoding murein L,D-transpeptidase catalytic domain-containing protein, which yields MELMKRFIQFLLLFFFILGSEGRACVKCSEGITVNAVDHQRLKSKAHEAKAYCVSKGFSTNYCFLVDFSIHSGKKRFFVWDFKGDSIKYASLCAHGYGKDSTPSKPVFSNTPGSLCSSLGKYKVGIRAYSKWGINVHYKLHGLEPTNDNAFKRIVVLHSYTPLPATEVYPSHLPLGMSQGCPVICNETMRQIDVLLKAETKPVLLWIYND from the coding sequence ATGGAGCTTATGAAGAGATTCATTCAGTTTCTGCTGCTATTTTTCTTTATTTTAGGATCAGAGGGTAGAGCATGTGTCAAATGTAGTGAAGGCATTACGGTAAATGCTGTCGATCATCAACGTCTGAAATCGAAAGCGCATGAAGCAAAGGCATATTGCGTTAGTAAGGGATTCAGTACGAATTATTGTTTCTTAGTAGATTTCAGCATACATTCTGGTAAAAAGCGTTTCTTTGTTTGGGATTTTAAAGGAGATTCCATTAAGTATGCAAGTCTTTGTGCCCATGGCTATGGGAAAGATAGTACACCTTCTAAACCTGTCTTTAGCAATACGCCGGGAAGTCTTTGCTCTTCTCTGGGAAAATACAAAGTAGGTATTCGGGCTTATAGCAAATGGGGAATCAATGTCCATTATAAATTGCATGGTCTGGAACCCACTAATGATAATGCTTTCAAACGTATTGTCGTATTACATTCTTATACTCCTTTGCCTGCGACAGAAGTTTATCCTTCACATCTTCCATTGGGTATGAGTCAGGGATGTCCGGTGATTTGCAATGAAACGATGAGGCAAATTGATGTGTTGTTAAAGGCTGAAACCAAGCCTGTGCTGTTGTGGATTTATAATGATTGA
- a CDS encoding phosphoribosylaminoimidazolecarboxamide formyltransferase, giving the protein MAKELELKYGCNPNQKPARIFMQEGELPIEVLNGRPGYINFMDALNGWQLVKELKEATGMPAATSFKHVSPAGAAIGLELDETMKQIYFVDNLPLSPLASAYVRARGADRMSSYGDFIALSDVCDEATARFINREVSDGVIAPGYTDDALEILKNKRKGTYNVIKIDPSYKPVPVERKDVFGITFEQGRNEIQLNGSELFANIPTRNKTFPDAAKRDLMIALITLKYTQSNSVCYVKDGQAIGIGSGQQSRIHCTRLAGNKADIWYLRQHPKVLNLPWVEKIRRADRDNTIDIYISDNHDDVLADGIWQQFFTEKPEVLTREEKREWLNTLKGVALGSDAFFPFGDNIERAHKTGVEYIAQAGGSVRDDHVIETCDKYGIAMAFTGIRLFHH; this is encoded by the coding sequence ATGGCAAAAGAGTTAGAACTCAAATACGGCTGTAACCCTAATCAGAAGCCGGCCCGCATTTTTATGCAGGAGGGGGAGTTACCTATCGAAGTCCTGAACGGACGTCCGGGATACATCAATTTCATGGATGCACTGAACGGTTGGCAGTTGGTGAAGGAGTTGAAAGAGGCTACCGGAATGCCGGCTGCGACTTCATTCAAACATGTTAGCCCTGCAGGTGCTGCTATTGGTCTGGAATTGGATGAGACAATGAAGCAGATTTATTTTGTTGATAACTTGCCGCTTTCTCCTCTGGCCAGTGCATATGTGCGTGCCCGTGGTGCGGACCGTATGTCATCTTACGGAGATTTTATAGCTTTGAGTGATGTCTGTGATGAGGCGACTGCCCGTTTTATTAACCGCGAAGTGTCCGATGGTGTTATTGCTCCGGGATATACGGACGATGCACTCGAAATTCTGAAGAACAAGCGTAAGGGTACTTATAATGTGATTAAGATCGATCCTTCGTATAAACCTGTACCGGTTGAGCGTAAGGATGTGTTCGGAATAACTTTTGAACAGGGACGCAACGAGATTCAGTTGAATGGCAGCGAATTGTTCGCTAATATCCCTACCCGGAATAAGACTTTTCCGGATGCTGCAAAGCGTGATTTAATGATAGCACTTATTACTTTGAAATATACGCAGTCCAATTCTGTATGTTATGTGAAAGACGGACAAGCGATTGGTATCGGATCAGGGCAGCAAAGCCGTATCCACTGTACCCGTTTAGCTGGGAATAAAGCTGATATCTGGTATCTTCGCCAGCATCCAAAAGTATTGAACTTACCTTGGGTAGAGAAAATCCGCCGTGCCGACCGTGATAATACGATTGATATTTATATCAGTGATAACCATGATGATGTGTTGGCTGACGGTATTTGGCAGCAGTTCTTTACAGAAAAACCGGAAGTGCTGACCCGTGAGGAAAAGCGTGAATGGCTGAATACTCTGAAAGGAGTAGCTTTGGGTTCAGATGCTTTCTTCCCGTTTGGAGATAATATAGAGCGTGCTCATAAGACTGGTGTGGAATACATTGCCCAGGCAGGAGGTTCAGTACGTGATGATCATGTTATTGAAACTTGCGATAAATACGGTATCGCTATGGCATTTACAGGTATTCGTCTGTTCCATCATTAA
- a CDS encoding DUF349 domain-containing protein: MMDTHDTNLPEKAVELEEEKKAAEVSEPALTETPAEEATQEEQPVEAAQKLSKEDILAKLKEISADVENAGKQEIDSLKQAFYKLHNAEQEATKKLFIENGGIAENFIPTTDTVEEEFKNIMSVIKEKRGALSAEQEQQKELNLQIKLSIIEELKELVESPDDANKSYSEFKKLQQQWNEVKLIPQAKVNELWKSYQLYVEKFYDLLKLNNEFREYDFKKNLEIKTHLCEAAEKLADEADVVSAFHQLQKLHQEFRDTGPVAKELRDEVWNRFKAASTAVNRRHQQHFESLKEVEQHNLDQKTVICEIIEAIDYNELTNFAAWDNKTQEIIALQNKWKTIGFAPQKMNVKIFERFRKACDEFFRKKGEFFKALKEGMNANLDKKRALCEKAEALKDSTDWKATADELTKLQKEWKTIGPVAKKYSDAIWKRFISACDYFFEQKNKATSSQRSVEIDNLNKKKEIIEKLGAIDENMDTDEATQLVRELMKEWNNIGHVPFKEKDRLYKQYHGQVDKLFDHFNISAANKKLSNFKSNISSIQEGSPQSLYREREKLVRAADAMKNELQTYENNLGFLTASSKKGNSLLTELNRKVEKLKADIELVKQKIKVIDDSIRSAE; this comes from the coding sequence CTGGCTAAATTGAAAGAGATTTCCGCGGATGTGGAAAATGCCGGCAAGCAGGAAATAGATAGTCTGAAACAGGCTTTCTATAAGCTTCATAATGCCGAACAAGAAGCGACAAAGAAGCTGTTTATCGAAAACGGGGGAATAGCAGAGAATTTCATTCCGACAACGGATACCGTTGAAGAGGAATTCAAAAATATCATGTCCGTCATTAAAGAAAAGAGAGGTGCATTGTCAGCTGAACAGGAACAACAAAAAGAGCTGAATCTGCAAATCAAACTTTCCATTATCGAGGAACTGAAAGAACTCGTAGAGTCACCCGACGATGCCAACAAATCCTACTCAGAATTCAAGAAATTACAGCAACAGTGGAATGAAGTGAAACTTATTCCGCAAGCCAAAGTCAACGAACTGTGGAAGAGTTATCAACTCTATGTGGAGAAGTTCTACGATCTGTTGAAGCTGAATAATGAATTCCGCGAATATGACTTCAAAAAAAACCTGGAAATCAAGACACATCTATGCGAGGCCGCTGAAAAACTGGCAGATGAAGCGGATGTAGTGTCGGCTTTCCATCAGTTACAAAAGCTACATCAGGAATTCCGCGACACGGGTCCGGTTGCCAAGGAACTGCGTGACGAAGTATGGAACCGATTTAAAGCTGCTTCCACAGCCGTAAATCGCCGTCATCAGCAGCACTTCGAATCATTGAAGGAAGTAGAGCAGCATAATCTTGACCAGAAAACAGTGATTTGTGAAATCATTGAAGCAATAGACTACAATGAGCTGACCAATTTTGCTGCCTGGGATAATAAAACACAGGAAATCATTGCCCTGCAGAACAAGTGGAAGACCATCGGCTTCGCACCGCAAAAGATGAATGTGAAGATATTCGAGCGTTTCCGTAAAGCGTGTGATGAATTCTTCCGCAAAAAAGGTGAATTCTTTAAAGCCCTGAAAGAGGGTATGAATGCAAATTTGGATAAAAAACGTGCTCTTTGCGAGAAAGCCGAAGCTCTGAAAGACAGTACCGACTGGAAAGCAACCGCTGACGAACTAACCAAACTGCAAAAAGAATGGAAGACTATCGGTCCGGTAGCAAAAAAATATTCTGATGCAATATGGAAACGGTTTATTTCCGCTTGCGACTACTTCTTCGAACAGAAGAACAAGGCTACTTCTTCCCAACGTTCCGTTGAGATAGACAACCTGAATAAGAAGAAGGAAATCATTGAGAAGTTGGGTGCCATTGATGAAAATATGGATACGGATGAAGCGACTCAATTGGTACGCGAATTAATGAAGGAATGGAACAACATCGGGCATGTACCTTTCAAGGAAAAAGACCGTTTGTATAAGCAATACCACGGACAAGTGGATAAATTGTTCGACCACTTCAACATCAGCGCAGCCAATAAGAAGTTGAGTAACTTCAAATCCAACATCAGCAGTATTCAGGAAGGTAGCCCGCAGTCACTCTATCGCGAACGCGAGAAACTGGTACGTGCAGCAGATGCCATGAAGAACGAATTGCAGACTTATGAGAATAATCTTGGCTTCCTGACAGCTTCTTCAAAGAAAGGCAACAGCCTGCTGACGGAACTAAACCGCAAAGTAGAAAAACTGAAGGCAGACATCGAGTTGGTAAAACAAAAAATTAAAGTTATCGACGATTCCATTCGTAGCGCCGAATAA